The genomic segment CTCGCCGCCCCGTTCCGGGCACGCGACCGGTCCCGCGTCGAACGCACTCTGCAGTCGCTCCACCCTCGACCCCGCGGCGACTCCGCGCACTGGGACCATCTGTCCCGCGACGCCGCGGCCATGCGACCGCAGGTGCAGGACGAACTCGAGTCCCGCATGCGAGCCCTCCAACTCGCCTTCGAAGTGGAGTCGGCCGTTCAGCCCACCGACACGGTCGAATTCCTCGTGGACGTCGTGTCTCCCTTCGTAAGGGCGCGTGTCCCGCTGCGACCCCGTGCCGAGGCGACGGCCTGGGCGCACCGTTCGCTGGTCCGACTGCTCGACCGCTTCGCCGACCACGGAATCGTCCATACGCGCTACGACCACGACTGGCGACCGACCGGCGACGAAACGAACCCGCCGTCGGCCGTGATCCACCTCGCGGTGGCCGCCGCCTGGCTGGCCTGGAGCGATCTACTCGTGGACCCCGCCGCATCGGCTACGCGCCAGAACACCCTCGCCCGCCTGATCGATCACATCGACGAGGGGCTCCACCTGCGACGATGGACCCTCGAGCCCGGGGACGCCGATGCCGCCCTCGCCGTGATCGCGATGGAACGACGGCTCGCCCGCCACGGCCGTCTCACGAACCGCGCCTCGCACTGATCCCCCGCGGACACCGGGATCCGGGCTGCCCCCTTGCCCCTGCGCATGGGGCCGTCTAGACTGCTGCCACGGAAAGGAGCCCGGCCCCATGTCCAGTGAACGTCCGCCCCACGGTGGACCCCCGGCCGTCGACGAAATCCACCGCCGCCTCGAGGACGTGTGGAGTGCACTCGACGAAGACGAGCTCGAACGAGCCCTGCACCTCGCCGAAGGACTGCACCGCGACCATCCCGAGGTCGCCAACGTGGGACTGGGCCTGGCGGCCGCGCGATACGAGAACGGGCTGGTCCGCGGTACGCTCGACGCGGCCGTGAGCTCGGGACCGCTCGAAGATCCCGAGGACGACGCGCTGCGCCGCTGGTACCTGGCCGCGGCACACCACTACCTGTGGCAGTTCGACGACGCACGCGCGATCCTCGACGAGCTCGTGCGCGAACACGCGGACTTCGCCGAGGCCTGGTACCTGTCGGCCCAGGTGTGCGAGATCGAGGGCGACGAGGTCGGCGCGCGACGCGGATACGACCGGGCCTTCGAACTCGAGCCCGAGCGATTCCCGCGCCCGCACCGCTTCGACGACGCCGCCATGCGCGACGCGGTCCAGGCTGCACGCGACGAGCTGCCCGAGCGCTTCCAGGACGTGCTCGACGAGCTGGCGATCGTGATCGAGTCCACACCCACACGGGAACTCGCTCAGAGCGACGGGATCGACGATCCCGTCCCGCCCGACGTCCTCGGCCTGTTCGTCGGCGCCAACCAACTGGAGAAGAGCGTCTTCTCCCCCGTCGACCACCCGGGGATCATCTTCCTCTTCCAGCGCAACCTCGAGCGCATGTGCGTCGACCCCGAGACACTGATCGAGGAGATCCGCACCACTCTGTGGCACGAACTGGCGCACTACCTGGGGTTCGAGGAAGATCAGATGGCCGATCTCGGCCTGGAGTGAGTGTTCGTCCCGCCCATCGGCCCCGAGGGGCCCCACCGGTACCAGAGGGAGTACGACGTGTCCGGAGCGAAACGTTTCGAGCGGACCCTCGTGACCGCCGCCCTTCCCTACGCCAACGGCCCCATCCACCTGGGCCACCTGGCCGGGGTGTACGTTCCCGCCGACATCTACGTCCGCTTCCTGCGCATGCGCGGCGAAGAGGTTCTGTTCATCTGCGGGACCGACGAGCACGGGGTTCCGATCACGCTCACCGCCGAGCGCGAGGGCATCGACCCGAAGACGCTGGTCGACCGCAACTACCCCGGCATCCGCGACAGCTTCGCCGGCCTGGGCGTGGACTTCGACAACTTCAGCCAGACCAGCCGGCCCATCCACCACGAGACCAGCCAGGCCTTCTTCCTCGACCTGCACGAGCACGACCAGCTCGAGCAGGGAACCAGCCTGCAGTACTACAGCGAGGAGACGGGGCGCTTCTATCCCGACCGCTACGTCGAGGGCACGTGCCCGAACTGCAGCGAGACGGCCCGCGGCGACCAGTGCGAGAGCTGCGGCACGCAGATCGAACCCGAGGAACTGATCGATCCCCACAGCGTGACCGACGGCAGCGCGATCACCCTGAAGGAGAGCACGCACTGGTTCCTGCCCATGGGCAAGCTGCAGGAGTGGCTGCAGCCGTGGATCGAGGGGCATTCGGACTGGAAGGAGAACGTGCTCAACTACTGTCGTGGTTGGTTCGACCGCGGGCTCGGTTCACGCGCGGTGACCCGCGACCTCTACTGGGGCGTGCCCGTCCCTCTGCCCGACCACGAGGGCAAGGTGTTGTACGTGTGGTTCGACGCTCCGATCGGCTACATCAGCGCCACCCGCGAGTGGGCGGCCGAGCAGGGAGATCCCGAGGCCTGGCGCACCTGGTGGCAGGATCCGGGCACGCGTCTGGTCCACTTCATCGGCAAGGACAACATCGTCTTCCATGCCCTGTTGTTCCCGGCCATGCTGCACGCGCACAGTGAGGACTACGTGGTTCCCGACAACGTGCCGGCCAACGAGTTCCTGAACCTCGAGGGGGCGAAGCTGTCGACCAGCCGCGGCCACGCCGTGTGGCTGCCCGACTACCTCGAGTCTTATCCGCCCGACAGCCTTCGCTACTGCCTCGCACGCAACATGCCCGAGACCCGCGACACGAACTTCACCTGGGACGACTTCGCCGCGCGCCACAACTCCGAACTGGCCGACGTGCTCGGGAACTTCGTCAACCGGGCCCTGACCTTCACCGGCAAGTACTTCGACCAGAAGGTCCCACCCCGGGCGAAGTGGACCGACACCGACCAGCGCGCACTCGACGGGATCCTCGCGACCACGCGACGAGTCGAGGCCGACATGCGCGCCTTTCGGCTCCGGGCCGCAGCCGAGGCGATCTTCCTGCTGAGCAAGGAGGCGAACCGGTACTTCGACGAGTCCGAACCCTGGGCGACGCGCAAGAACGATCCCGACCGCTGCGCCACCTCGCTGTACGTCTGCTGCCAGTACGTACGAGCACTGTGCGGTCTGTGGGCGTCCTTCCTGCCGCACACCATGCAGACCCTGTGGGACGCCCTGGGAACAGGAACGTCACTTCGCGAGGACGGGTGGCCCACGGGCGGCAACTGGCTACCCGAGGGACATCCGGTGACGAAGCCTCCGATCCTGTTCGCGAAGTTCGACGAGGACGAGTTCGCGTCCGAGAAGGACCGCCTGGCGAAGGCGCGGCGGACCGATACGGAGTCCTGAGCCTTGGCGCTGCCCGTGGCCATCGCCGTCGCCGGCGCCCTCGGCGCCCTGTGCCGCTGGGGGTTGACCGCCGCCGTCCAGCGCGTCCTCCCGGGTGTGTTCCCGTGGGGCACCTTCGTCGTCAACGTGATCGGATGTTTCCTGCTGGGTTGGCTGTCGACGCTCCTCGTCGACCGCCTCGACTGGAACCTCGCCGTGCGCACCGCCGTGCTGTCGGGATTCCTGGGCGCCTTCACCACGTTCAGCACCTTCTCCTTCGACACGCTCGAGTTGGTGCGCACCGGGCACGTGACGAAGGCAACCCTGAACGTGATGCTCTCGGTCGGGATCGGGCTGTTCGCGGTGTGGATCGGCGTGCGCGCAGCCGGTCGAGCTCTGTAGATCACGGCGCGAAGCGTACCGCGAAGGCCCGTTCGATCATGGCGTCGATCGTGCGCTCGGGCACTCCCCACTCCGAAACACGGCGGATCTCGCTGCGCAGCGTGCAATCGAACCACGCCGGGTCGTCGCTGCCGAGCACCACGGGCACACCGTGGTCGAGCAGCGTGAGCAGAGGGTGTGGCGTGGCCGGATCCCACACGCCGGTGCGCTCGTTCGACGTGGGACACACCTCGAGCACGATTCCCTCGTCGCGCAGCTCACGCATCAGGACCGGGTCGGTCGCTGCGGCGATGCCGTGGCCCACGCGGCGCACCTCGAGTTCCTCGACCGCTTCGCGGACCGACTCGGCGGTCGTGCCCTCACCCGCGTGGCAGCAGAGTCCCAGCCCCGACCCGGCCGCCCGACGGAACACGCCGCGGAAGGCGCGCGCGCGTTCGCTGGTCTCGATGCCTCCCATGCCGAAGCCCACGATCCGATGCCGCTGCAGGTCGAGCGCGTCGTCGAGCGCGC from the Candidatus Krumholzibacteriia bacterium genome contains:
- a CDS encoding metallopeptidase family protein, which produces MSSERPPHGGPPAVDEIHRRLEDVWSALDEDELERALHLAEGLHRDHPEVANVGLGLAAARYENGLVRGTLDAAVSSGPLEDPEDDALRRWYLAAAHHYLWQFDDARAILDELVREHADFAEAWYLSAQVCEIEGDEVGARRGYDRAFELEPERFPRPHRFDDAAMRDAVQAARDELPERFQDVLDELAIVIESTPTRELAQSDGIDDPVPPDVLGLFVGANQLEKSVFSPVDHPGIIFLFQRNLERMCVDPETLIEEIRTTLWHELAHYLGFEEDQMADLGLE
- the metG gene encoding methionine--tRNA ligase, with translation MSGAKRFERTLVTAALPYANGPIHLGHLAGVYVPADIYVRFLRMRGEEVLFICGTDEHGVPITLTAEREGIDPKTLVDRNYPGIRDSFAGLGVDFDNFSQTSRPIHHETSQAFFLDLHEHDQLEQGTSLQYYSEETGRFYPDRYVEGTCPNCSETARGDQCESCGTQIEPEELIDPHSVTDGSAITLKESTHWFLPMGKLQEWLQPWIEGHSDWKENVLNYCRGWFDRGLGSRAVTRDLYWGVPVPLPDHEGKVLYVWFDAPIGYISATREWAAEQGDPEAWRTWWQDPGTRLVHFIGKDNIVFHALLFPAMLHAHSEDYVVPDNVPANEFLNLEGAKLSTSRGHAVWLPDYLESYPPDSLRYCLARNMPETRDTNFTWDDFAARHNSELADVLGNFVNRALTFTGKYFDQKVPPRAKWTDTDQRALDGILATTRRVEADMRAFRLRAAAEAIFLLSKEANRYFDESEPWATRKNDPDRCATSLYVCCQYVRALCGLWASFLPHTMQTLWDALGTGTSLREDGWPTGGNWLPEGHPVTKPPILFAKFDEDEFASEKDRLAKARRTDTES
- the crcB gene encoding fluoride efflux transporter CrcB, with protein sequence MALPVAIAVAGALGALCRWGLTAAVQRVLPGVFPWGTFVVNVIGCFLLGWLSTLLVDRLDWNLAVRTAVLSGFLGAFTTFSTFSFDTLELVRTGHVTKATLNVMLSVGIGLFAVWIGVRAAGRAL